The genomic DNA AAATCAGTCTGGTTGTTCTCTTGGTTCTGACTGGTATGGTTTTGTGTTGCAGTGATGCAGTATGGCAAAGGGAAATCATGCTATTATCGGTTCTTAACAAAAGGTCAGCAGTGGATCTGGCTCCAGACACACTACTACATAACCTACCACCAGTGGAACTCACGGCCTGAATTTATTGTCTGCACACACACCGTGGTCAGGTAACAGTGGTTAGGATTTGGTACAGGAAAATGTTAACAATTGAATGTTTTAGCATTTTTTGGTAATATCTGTAATGAAATTCTCTTTTGCTGTAGCTATGCTGAGGTTAGAGCTGAGCAGCGTCGAGAGCTTGGCATAGAGGAATCGCCTCCTGAGATCACTGCAGACAAGGTGTGTGCATACATATGTTTTACATATAATTTCAGAAAACAAATTCTGACTCCTGAGAAAGCAAGCTACTTTGTAAACACTCACAAAAGGGTCTTGATTTTGCAGTGTTGTTAATACAGAGGATTCATGTTTAAAACCTttcattttagtcatttaaGTTAAGGATGTGTTCTAATAGTGACTATGTATAATACAAATGGGATACATTTTATGACACCTCTGTGTCTTAATTTAGTGTCATGTGCCAGTTGATTTCTCTACATTTCTTCTGTTGCAGTCTCAGGATTCTGGCTCAGAGCTGAACACCTCCAGCCTGAAGGAAGCACTGGAGCGTTTTGATCACAGCCGCACGCCCTCTGCCTCTTCCCGGAGCTCACGGAAGTCCTCCtctcacactgctgtgtctgaccccacctgtatgtataaatatatctcTATTGTGATTGCTTAGGCTGTTAagttcttaaaataaaaaataaaaaataataataaataaattccatTGATGAatgttgtgtgtatatatacacttaACTGATTATGATGTCCATAATTGGTGATTTGTGTTTAGATGTGGAATTCATTAGCAAAAGAAATTCCCCACAGAGGGCACTATTCactactaaaataataataataataataataattaaatcaaatttgAATCTGTTTGCTGGTCATCATTAGAAAATGCACTGATAATTATGAATATGTcctaatttttaaatatacaaacaccatttccagaaatgttgggacaATTGCTGAAAATgaactaaaaacaaatattggttttaaaaaaaacaatgtgtatGATGGTCTAGCCACACAGACAAAGGTACCAACAGAAAGAAGCACACCGCCCCGGCAGTCTGTCTCCACTATCAAGATGACATCCCAGAGACGGTCCTCCATTAGCAGCCAGGTATCATTATTTGCATAATTGAAATTACTCTATCACTGTATATTGGGACTTGAAAATTAATTTTTGATTATGCCACAGTTAATTCTGACCTTGCAGTGTGACTTTCCAGGAGTACCATTATTGCATGATAACTATTTTACCTCACAGAAGtttgataaacaaacaaaaaatatttcgCTGTCTTCTTTACCTTAAAACGTTATAATAATAACACCAATAACAAACTGTGTTATCACAATCATACACTTGAGGTTTGTTCTATAATGTGAGAAACTGGCCAATATCTCaagttgtgtttttatatatatatatatataaataaagtgcgtgtgtgtgtctctactTTTCCAGTCAATGAGCTCTCCGAACACAAGCCAGGCGATGGCAGCATGTCTAGTAACTCCACCCCAACAACCCCAGCAGTTGCAGCCCACTGTGcaggtgacacacacacccacacacagtttGCAGGGATATAGCTAAAGGGCAGCCTAGGCCCATTCACATGGATGAGAGTCTCCCTCCAAATTTGTGGCTGCTCAAGAAAGTCCTCTGTCAACAGGACCACCCCTGCTTCTATTGTTAAATCATTTGGCGGTACGATTGAAACACTTGTGTAGCTTGGGTCATATGACTCTTGCTCCAAGTGCTTCCTGCTGACAGGATTCTGGCCTTAATTTCCTCTTGGCCTGGTGGTGAACTTTTAAGTCATGTGATGCTCAAACCTAACCCCTTATAAGCCATATGACTAACAGTCAATGATACTATATCTTATACACTATATCTTATTGAGGTCCTAGTTAACATGCTGTTTTTGCACGTGTTTCAATGTGACAAACAGTATGCTTGAcccactttctttttcttttgttttctgcaGCCTGTGCTGCATTTCTCCACCCAGCTGGATGCCATGCAGCATTTGAAAGAACAGCTGGAGCAGCGCACACGCATGATTGAGGCCAACATCCAGAGGCAACAGGAGGAGCTGCGTCAGATCCAGGAGGAGCTGCAGAGGGTGCAGGGCCAGGGCTTGCAGGTGAGTGCCCCCTGGTGACTAAACATTTAAGGTGTTAATCTTTTCCTAGAATGTTTACTTGAATTTCTAGGAATGGTTTCAGTTGTGATCAGTCATACCTTAGGCAGGCTGAAGCATGCTACAACCTGAGGAATGCATCTTCTTTTGTTTCAGACGAGTCAGTGCTAAAAATAACTGTGGAAGTTTTGCAAGTTTTGTCATGACAATGCTGGTGTCTTTAAAATGTGCATAACATTTCTTACTGAATagtcctctctctctacttgtgtgtgtgtgtgtgtgtagatgtttcTGCAGCCTGGTAGTTTGAACCTGGGCTCTGTGCAGTTGACGCAAAGCTCCTCTGTACAGCCAGGGACTGCTTTAACCATGCAGGGTCAAGTGGTTCCAGCAGGCAGCTTACAGAGCGGCCTGGcgtccacacacacaggcacacagcacacagtcactcagcaAACTCAACAAGCTCCTCCTCAGCAGCAGAACCTCCTTCGAGAACAGAGCTCCACACTCACACAGGTGGAGGATATACACATTCAAATGTCTGTAATGTTTTGCTGATTTTCTTTCACTGAAAAGAAGTCCaaacttgtttaaaataataccaAATACTTGGGTTATTTACTATTGGGTTACAAACTATAGTGTACAGGTAATTGTAAATATACATCACACAGACGTATTGTTGTACTTggtaaaataaagcaaaatctctttggatattttaattttattgctATTTGCATAAACACATGAAATAACAGATTTTTACAACTCTCCCCAACAAAATTCTTAATCCTGTGTTTCTTAACCTCTGTCTACAGTCCCAGAGGACATCTCATACACTGCAGTCTCCTCAAGGAGCGCTGCCTGCTTCTCTTTATAACACCATGATGATCTCTCAGCCAGGGCAGGCAAACGTGGTGCAAATATCCACCAGTCTTGCACAGAGCAGCCCCAGTGGAGCTGCAGTTGCCACCTTCTCTCAGGACCGTCAGATACGGTACTCTTTAACTAATACTCTTTAACATGTGTTCAACAATATGGCAACACATTCTCTTTTGCTAACAAACATAGATATGACATTTTTTGcctaatttatattaattaaagttaaatatATTCGTGAAAAcggaaaacaaaatataaaatgtataccCACACTTAAGGCTAGAAAGTCTAATAAATATGATGTTGTCTTACAAATGATGTCCAAACTGTGCAGATGACATATAATTTACACAGTTgggtctctcactgtctccttcTCTAACCCCTTCTCAGATTCCCAGCAGCCCCTCAGCTGCTTACAAAGCTGGTTACAGGGCCTATGGCATGCGGAGCAGTTATGGTGCCCACCACTATGTTCATGGGGCAGGTAGTTACAGCGTTCGCTTCACAACAAGGTCAGGCCCAGACCATTAGCATTGCTCAGCAGCCGCCCACCTCCTCTCAGGAGCAGCAGGCCCAGTCACAGGCAGCAGCCGCTCAGCAACAGAGCCAAGCCCAGGCCCAGCTCACACAGCATCAAACGCAGTTTCTTCAGGTGACAACACTGGATTTGCAGTCTAACTACatattttttgccttttttatattttatatatatatatatatatagtaaatatTTGAGGAATATTTTGCCTTGGTTTAAAGAAATTTAGGCCATGAACTACATTTCTAaactacagtggaacctctacttacgaacttgatccgttccgtgacccagttcat from Hoplias malabaricus isolate fHopMal1 chromosome 7, fHopMal1.hap1, whole genome shotgun sequence includes the following:
- the clocka gene encoding circadian locomoter output cycles protein kaput, with the translated sequence MTSSIDRDDSSIFDGLMEEDEKDKAKRVSRNKSEKKRRDQFNVLIKELGTMLPGNTRKMDKSTILQKSIDFLRKHKEIAAQSESSEIRQDWKPPFLSNEEFTQLMLEALDGFFLAIMTDGNIIYVSESVTSLLEHLPSDLVDQNLLNFLPLGEHSEVYKALSTHILEGEALTPDYLKTKNQLEFCCHMLRGTIDPKEPPVYEYVKFIGNFKSLNTVPNSTRNGFEGVIQRSLRPSFEDRVCFVATVRLAKPQFIKEMCTVEEPNEEFTSRHSLEWKFLFLDHRAPPIIGYLPFEVLGTSGYDYYHVDDLETLAKCHEHLMQYGKGKSCYYRFLTKGQQWIWLQTHYYITYHQWNSRPEFIVCTHTVVSYAEVRAEQRRELGIEESPPEITADKSQDSGSELNTSSLKEALERFDHSRTPSASSRSSRKSSSHTAVSDPTSTQTKVPTERSTPPRQSVSTIKMTSQRRSSISSQSMSSPNTSQAMAACLVTPPQQPQQLQPTVQPVLHFSTQLDAMQHLKEQLEQRTRMIEANIQRQQEELRQIQEELQRVQGQGLQMFLQPGSLNLGSVQLTQSSSVQPGTALTMQGQVVPAGSLQSGLASTHTGTQHTVTQQTQQAPPQQQNLLREQSSTLTQSQRTSHTLQSPQGALPASLYNTMMISQPGQANVVQISTSLAQSSPSGAAVATFSQDRQIRFPAAPQLLTKLVTGPMACGAVMVPTTMFMGQVVTAFASQQGQAQTISIAQQPPTSSQEQQAQSQAAAAQQQSQAQAQLTQHQTQFLQAPRLLHGNQSAQLILQAAFPLQQQGTFATTTQQQQQQQQVQQQQLQQQHQQQQLQQQQQQQVQQQQLQQQHQQQQQLQQLQQHQQQQQQQQLASHRPDSMSDRSNAPPQ